In Arachis hypogaea cultivar Tifrunner chromosome 2, arahy.Tifrunner.gnm2.J5K5, whole genome shotgun sequence, a genomic segment contains:
- the LOC112759973 gene encoding uncharacterized protein isoform X1: protein MGVIKDGTISGVLPDTRGFLVHYPGYPSSVSRALDTLGGIQGILKARSSESNKLELHFRPEDPYSHPTFGELQPSNNFLLKISKRKPHDTHDAKDDNSMSRNRTENGIQENQPESDQMATNNKAEDCTSANEEGNLCADIVSHFPKAYCFNGMADYQHVVPVHADVARRKKRNWAEVEEPDFDKGGLMDVDHEDVMIIAPPLFSPKDMPKDLVLKPPAILSSKLGQEEVVPNHVEIHSSKNYSPPCVQMDMEQVLALDFDIKEIPKIVNWEEYVPQGSDQRESQMAVSRLFDERPIWSKNSLTERLLDFGLRFTHSKLRRLLSRISYYFSNGPFLRFWIKKGYDPRKDPDSRIYQRIEYRIPIPLRSHFHAQLANRLKPRWEDICTFRAFPYKLQTSLQLFELVDDYIQSEINKPPSQASCTFATGWLSQHMLNCIRERLTVRFLPVFPKPGTENLLRVATLRFEKLKRECSRNALKLKGEEAHKANLVETEENDEPENVEEDEEEAAGGNNSEEELDADEELDMDGDSEMLVPPHSYLNMENISRTHLQDLFGSFPFNEVDNNRAQENDIDDEYQIYEEDSEGDYSDE from the exons ATGGGAGTGATCAAGGATGGCACAATCTCTGGGGTTCTTCCCGACACACGAGGATTTTTGGTGCACTATCCTGGTTATCCATCATCCGTTTCTCGAGCTTTAGATACTCTTGGTGGAATTCAAGGCATCCTTAAG GCTCGCAGTTCAGAATCAAACAAACTGGAGCTCCATTTTCGCCCTGAAGACCCATATTCGCATCCTACATTTGGGGAACTTCAGCCCTCCAACAATTTTCTTCTCAAAATATCTAAGAGAAAACCACATGATACTCATGATGCCAAAGATGATAACAGCATGTCCAGAAATAGAACGGAAAATGGGATTCAAGAAAACCAACCAGAAAGCGACCAAATGGCTACCAATAATAAAGCTGAGGACTGTACATCTGCAAATGAAGAGGGCAATCTTTGTGCTGATATTGTTTCTCATTTTCCTAAAGCATATTGTTTTAATG GAATGGCAGACTATCAACATGTAGTTCCTGTTCATGCGGATGTTGCCAGGAGGAAAAAGAGAAACTGGGCAGAAGTAGAAGAGCCAGATTTTG ATAAGGGAGGTCTCATGGATGTGGATCATGAGGATGTTATGATCATAGCTCCTCCTCTTTTTTCTCCAAAAGATATGCCAAAAGATCTAGT CTTGAAACCACCTGCCATATTGAGTTCAAAACTAGGACAAGAGGAAGTTGTACCAAATCATGTCGAG ATCCATAGCAGCAAAAATTACTCACCGCCATGTGTGCAGATGGACATGGAGCAAGTCCTTGCACTTGATTTTGACATTAAAG AGATTCCTAAGATAGTTAATTGGGAGGAATATGTACCACAAGGTTCGGATCAGCGGGAATCACAAATGGCTGTATCTAGATTGTTTGATGAACGGCCTATATGGTCCAAAAATTCTCTTACTGAACGCTTGCTTGATTTCGGCTTAAGATTTACACATAGCAAGCTTAGAAG GCTTTTGTCTAGAATTTCCTACTACTTTTCCAATGGACCATTTCTAAGGTTCTGGATCAAGAAAGGATATGATCCACGCAAAGATCCTGATTCTCGCAT TTATCAAAGGATTGAATATCGAATTCCAATCCCATTACGAAGTCACTTTCATGCTCAACTAGCCAATAG GCTAAAACCTAGATGGGAAGATATATGCACCTTTCGAGCATTCCCTTACAAGCTGCAGACATCTTTACAGTTATTCGAGCTTGTTGATGATTATATTCAATCAGAAATAAATAAGCCTCCATCACAGGCATCTTGCACT TTTGCAACGGGGTGGTTGTCACAGCACATGCTAAATTGTATTAGAGAACGTCTTACGGTGCGGTTCCTACCAGTATTCCCTAAGCCTGGCACCGAGAATTTACTCAGAGTTGCCACTCTAAggtttgaaaaattgaagagggAATGCAGTAGGAATGCCTTGAAGCTAAAAGGAGAGGAAGCGCACAAAGCTAATTTAG TAGAGACGGAAGAAAATGATGAACCTGAGAatgttgaagaggatgaagaggaGGCAGCCGGGGGTAATAATAGCGAAGAGGAATTGGATGCTGATGAAGAACTTGATATG GATGGAGATAGTGAAATGCTTGTGCCGCCTCATTCTT ATCTCAACATGGAAAATATTTCAAGGACTCATTTACAGGATCTTTTCGGTAGCTTTCCCTTCAATGAGGTTGATAACAACAGGGCGCAAGAAAATGATATTGACGATGAATATCAAATATACGAGGAAGACAGCGAAGGCGATTACTCTGATGAATGA
- the LOC112759973 gene encoding uncharacterized protein isoform X2 — MGVIKDGTISGVLPDTRGFLVHYPGYPSSVSRALDTLGGIQGILKARSSESNKLELHFRPEDPYSHPTFGELQPSNNFLLKISKRKPHDTHDAKDDNSMSRNRTENGIQENQPESDQMATNNKAEDCTSANEEGNLCADIVSHFPKAYCFNGMADYQHVVPVHADVARRKKRNWAEVEEPDFDKGGLMDVDHEDVMIIAPPLFSPKDMPKDLVLKPPAILSSKLGQEEVVPNHVEIHSSKNYSPPCVQMDMEQVLALDFDIKEIPKIVNWEEYVPQGSDQRESQMAVSRLFDERPIWSKNSLTERLLDFGLRFTHSKLRRLLSRISYYFSNGPFLRFWIKKGYDPRKDPDSRIYQRIEYRIPIPLRSHFHAQLANRLKPRWEDICTFRAFPYKLQTSLQLFELVDDYIQSEINKPPSQASCTFATGWLSQHMLNCIRERLTVRFLPVFPKPGTENLLRVATLRFEKLKRECSRNALKLKGEEAHKANLETEENDEPENVEEDEEEAAGGNNSEEELDADEELDMDGDSEMLVPPHSYLNMENISRTHLQDLFGSFPFNEVDNNRAQENDIDDEYQIYEEDSEGDYSDE; from the exons ATGGGAGTGATCAAGGATGGCACAATCTCTGGGGTTCTTCCCGACACACGAGGATTTTTGGTGCACTATCCTGGTTATCCATCATCCGTTTCTCGAGCTTTAGATACTCTTGGTGGAATTCAAGGCATCCTTAAG GCTCGCAGTTCAGAATCAAACAAACTGGAGCTCCATTTTCGCCCTGAAGACCCATATTCGCATCCTACATTTGGGGAACTTCAGCCCTCCAACAATTTTCTTCTCAAAATATCTAAGAGAAAACCACATGATACTCATGATGCCAAAGATGATAACAGCATGTCCAGAAATAGAACGGAAAATGGGATTCAAGAAAACCAACCAGAAAGCGACCAAATGGCTACCAATAATAAAGCTGAGGACTGTACATCTGCAAATGAAGAGGGCAATCTTTGTGCTGATATTGTTTCTCATTTTCCTAAAGCATATTGTTTTAATG GAATGGCAGACTATCAACATGTAGTTCCTGTTCATGCGGATGTTGCCAGGAGGAAAAAGAGAAACTGGGCAGAAGTAGAAGAGCCAGATTTTG ATAAGGGAGGTCTCATGGATGTGGATCATGAGGATGTTATGATCATAGCTCCTCCTCTTTTTTCTCCAAAAGATATGCCAAAAGATCTAGT CTTGAAACCACCTGCCATATTGAGTTCAAAACTAGGACAAGAGGAAGTTGTACCAAATCATGTCGAG ATCCATAGCAGCAAAAATTACTCACCGCCATGTGTGCAGATGGACATGGAGCAAGTCCTTGCACTTGATTTTGACATTAAAG AGATTCCTAAGATAGTTAATTGGGAGGAATATGTACCACAAGGTTCGGATCAGCGGGAATCACAAATGGCTGTATCTAGATTGTTTGATGAACGGCCTATATGGTCCAAAAATTCTCTTACTGAACGCTTGCTTGATTTCGGCTTAAGATTTACACATAGCAAGCTTAGAAG GCTTTTGTCTAGAATTTCCTACTACTTTTCCAATGGACCATTTCTAAGGTTCTGGATCAAGAAAGGATATGATCCACGCAAAGATCCTGATTCTCGCAT TTATCAAAGGATTGAATATCGAATTCCAATCCCATTACGAAGTCACTTTCATGCTCAACTAGCCAATAG GCTAAAACCTAGATGGGAAGATATATGCACCTTTCGAGCATTCCCTTACAAGCTGCAGACATCTTTACAGTTATTCGAGCTTGTTGATGATTATATTCAATCAGAAATAAATAAGCCTCCATCACAGGCATCTTGCACT TTTGCAACGGGGTGGTTGTCACAGCACATGCTAAATTGTATTAGAGAACGTCTTACGGTGCGGTTCCTACCAGTATTCCCTAAGCCTGGCACCGAGAATTTACTCAGAGTTGCCACTCTAAggtttgaaaaattgaagagggAATGCAGTAGGAATGCCTTGAAGCTAAAAGGAGAGGAAGCGCACAAAGCTAATTTAG AGACGGAAGAAAATGATGAACCTGAGAatgttgaagaggatgaagaggaGGCAGCCGGGGGTAATAATAGCGAAGAGGAATTGGATGCTGATGAAGAACTTGATATG GATGGAGATAGTGAAATGCTTGTGCCGCCTCATTCTT ATCTCAACATGGAAAATATTTCAAGGACTCATTTACAGGATCTTTTCGGTAGCTTTCCCTTCAATGAGGTTGATAACAACAGGGCGCAAGAAAATGATATTGACGATGAATATCAAATATACGAGGAAGACAGCGAAGGCGATTACTCTGATGAATGA
- the LOC112759973 gene encoding uncharacterized protein isoform X3 — MSRNRTENGIQENQPESDQMATNNKAEDCTSANEEGNLCADIVSHFPKAYCFNGMADYQHVVPVHADVARRKKRNWAEVEEPDFDKGGLMDVDHEDVMIIAPPLFSPKDMPKDLVLKPPAILSSKLGQEEVVPNHVEIHSSKNYSPPCVQMDMEQVLALDFDIKEIPKIVNWEEYVPQGSDQRESQMAVSRLFDERPIWSKNSLTERLLDFGLRFTHSKLRRLLSRISYYFSNGPFLRFWIKKGYDPRKDPDSRIYQRIEYRIPIPLRSHFHAQLANRLKPRWEDICTFRAFPYKLQTSLQLFELVDDYIQSEINKPPSQASCTFATGWLSQHMLNCIRERLTVRFLPVFPKPGTENLLRVATLRFEKLKRECSRNALKLKGEEAHKANLVETEENDEPENVEEDEEEAAGGNNSEEELDADEELDMDGDSEMLVPPHSYLNMENISRTHLQDLFGSFPFNEVDNNRAQENDIDDEYQIYEEDSEGDYSDE; from the exons ATGTCCAGAAATAGAACGGAAAATGGGATTCAAGAAAACCAACCAGAAAGCGACCAAATGGCTACCAATAATAAAGCTGAGGACTGTACATCTGCAAATGAAGAGGGCAATCTTTGTGCTGATATTGTTTCTCATTTTCCTAAAGCATATTGTTTTAATG GAATGGCAGACTATCAACATGTAGTTCCTGTTCATGCGGATGTTGCCAGGAGGAAAAAGAGAAACTGGGCAGAAGTAGAAGAGCCAGATTTTG ATAAGGGAGGTCTCATGGATGTGGATCATGAGGATGTTATGATCATAGCTCCTCCTCTTTTTTCTCCAAAAGATATGCCAAAAGATCTAGT CTTGAAACCACCTGCCATATTGAGTTCAAAACTAGGACAAGAGGAAGTTGTACCAAATCATGTCGAG ATCCATAGCAGCAAAAATTACTCACCGCCATGTGTGCAGATGGACATGGAGCAAGTCCTTGCACTTGATTTTGACATTAAAG AGATTCCTAAGATAGTTAATTGGGAGGAATATGTACCACAAGGTTCGGATCAGCGGGAATCACAAATGGCTGTATCTAGATTGTTTGATGAACGGCCTATATGGTCCAAAAATTCTCTTACTGAACGCTTGCTTGATTTCGGCTTAAGATTTACACATAGCAAGCTTAGAAG GCTTTTGTCTAGAATTTCCTACTACTTTTCCAATGGACCATTTCTAAGGTTCTGGATCAAGAAAGGATATGATCCACGCAAAGATCCTGATTCTCGCAT TTATCAAAGGATTGAATATCGAATTCCAATCCCATTACGAAGTCACTTTCATGCTCAACTAGCCAATAG GCTAAAACCTAGATGGGAAGATATATGCACCTTTCGAGCATTCCCTTACAAGCTGCAGACATCTTTACAGTTATTCGAGCTTGTTGATGATTATATTCAATCAGAAATAAATAAGCCTCCATCACAGGCATCTTGCACT TTTGCAACGGGGTGGTTGTCACAGCACATGCTAAATTGTATTAGAGAACGTCTTACGGTGCGGTTCCTACCAGTATTCCCTAAGCCTGGCACCGAGAATTTACTCAGAGTTGCCACTCTAAggtttgaaaaattgaagagggAATGCAGTAGGAATGCCTTGAAGCTAAAAGGAGAGGAAGCGCACAAAGCTAATTTAG TAGAGACGGAAGAAAATGATGAACCTGAGAatgttgaagaggatgaagaggaGGCAGCCGGGGGTAATAATAGCGAAGAGGAATTGGATGCTGATGAAGAACTTGATATG GATGGAGATAGTGAAATGCTTGTGCCGCCTCATTCTT ATCTCAACATGGAAAATATTTCAAGGACTCATTTACAGGATCTTTTCGGTAGCTTTCCCTTCAATGAGGTTGATAACAACAGGGCGCAAGAAAATGATATTGACGATGAATATCAAATATACGAGGAAGACAGCGAAGGCGATTACTCTGATGAATGA
- the LOC112760029 gene encoding pentatricopeptide repeat-containing protein At2g22410, mitochondrial-like translates to MNMKRQLLTNQSLKIKALLSSCKTMQQGLQIHAYVILNGCHHDILVQTSLISFFASLNSSSSLHHCRLVFSQVTTPDTFLWNAMVKAHSYSHTPQYTITFYRSMLNAPASPDSFTYPFVIKSCARLLSPKLGFQVQCHVMKNGCVSDIFVVNALLHMYCVLQETPYACRVFDESPVRDIVSYNTMMSGFVQAGRVGCVFRVFKEMGVFGIEVDEYTIVALLSVCNLLEDFKIGKQVHCLACKKMCSNDVVMNALVDMYARCGCLDMAERVMKSGVRSGNSVVAAWTSVVSAYARRGEVEVARRLFNQMDDRDLVSWTAMINGYSNAGYFQEALDLFVQLEDLGLKPDVVAVVAALSACARLGALDMGRRIHCRYAAKNWPDSQDGGFIAAVVDMYAKCGSIDTALDIFNKTSDSLKTTLLYNSIISGLAHHGHGEYALTLFKEMKLLGLKPDEVTFVALLCAFGHNGLVDDGLNLFESMLSVYGINPQMEHYGCMVDLLGRAGHLNEAYGLISNMPFKANAVIWRAFLSACKLHGDVELAKIAGQELLKMEHDHGAGYVMLSNMLADAAQHEEAASVRKEIDEVGIQKPPGWSYVEMNEGLHKFVAGDKSHPEAKATELMLRDINMGLKSFGQVINVSKMVFDID, encoded by the coding sequence ATGAACATGAAGAGGCAGCTATTAACAAACCAATCCCTCAAAATAAAAGCCTTGTTATCATCATGCAAAACCATGCAACAAGGACTCCAAATCCATGCTTACGTTATCCTCAATGGCTGCCACCACGACATTCTTGTCCAAACATCACTCATCTCTTTCTTTGCTTCCTTAAACTCCTCGAGCTCGTTGCACCATTGTCGCCTTGTCTTCTCCCAAGTTACCACCCCGGACACCTTTCTATGGAATGCCATGGTCAAAGCTCACTCTTATAGCCACACCCCACAATACACCATCACTTTCTACAGGTCAATGCTCAATGCTCCTGCTTCCCCTGATAGCTTCACTTACCCTTTTGTGATCAAGTCGTGTGCGCGTCTGTTGAGTCCCAAACTTGGTTTCCAGGTTCAATGCCATGTAATGAAAAATGGGTGTGTTTCGGATATCTTTGTTGTGAATGCTTTGCTACATATGTATTGTGTTTTGCAAGAAACCCCTTATGCGTGCAGGGTGTTTGATGAAAGTCCTGTGAGAGATATTGTTTCATACAACACAATGATGAGTGGATTTGTGCAGGCGGGTCGCGTAGGATGTGTGTTTCGGGTTTTCAAGGAGATGGGGGTTTTCGGAATTGAGGTTGATGAGTACACAATTGTTGCTTTGCTTTCTGTTTGTAATTTGTTGGAAGATTTCAAAATAGGGAAGCAGGTGCATTGCTTGGCATGCAAGAAAATGTGTTCCAATGATGTGGTGATGAATGCACTGGTTGATATGTATGCGAGATGTGGGTGCTTGGATATGGCTGAGAGAGTTATGAAGAGTGGGGTGAGGAGCGGTAATAGTGTTGTTGCGGCTTGGACATCCGTGGTGAGTGCCTATGCACGCCGTGGCGAGGTTGAGGTTGCTAGAAGATTGTTCAACCAAATGGATGATCGAGATTTGGTTTCTTGGACAGCAATGATCAATGGCTACTCTAATGCTGGGTATTTCCAAGAGGCATTGGATCTATTTGTGCAGTTGGAGGATTTGGGATTAAAACCAGATGTGGTTGCTGTGGTTGCTGCTCTTTCTGCGTGTGCGCGACTAGGTGCACTTGATATGGGAAGAAGAATCCACTGCCGTTATGCTGCCAAGAATTGGCCCGATTCTCAAGACGGGGGATTCATTGCTGCTGTTGTTGATATGTATGCCAAGTGTGGAAGCATAGACACTGCATTGGATATATTCAACAAAACAAGTGATAGTTTGAAAACTACTTTGCTCTATAATTCCATTATCTCTGGTCTTGCTCATCATGGCCATGGTGAATATGCTTTAACTTTGTTCAAAGAAATGAAGTTATTGGGTCTAAAACCAGATGAGGTCACATTTGTAGCACTTTTGTGTGCTTTTGGCCATAATGGTCTAGTTGATGATGGCTTGAACCTCTTTGAATCCATGCTGAGTGTTTATGGTATCAACCCTCAAATGGAGCATTATGGCTGTATGGTTGATCTTCTTGGAAGAGCTGGTCATTTGAACGAAGCGTATGGTTTAATTTCGAACATGCCTTTCAAGGCCAATGCTGTGATTTGGAGAGCATTCTTAAGTGCTTGCAAGTTACATGGAGATGTGGAGTTGGCAAAAATTGCAGGACAAGAGCTTCTTAAGATGGAGCATGATCATGGCGCAGGTTATGTGATGCTGTCGAACATGCTAGCCGACGCAGCGCAGCATGAAGAAGCTGCAAGTGTGAGAAAAGAAATTGATGAAGTTGGAATTCAGAAACCACCTGGCTGGAGCTATGTAGAAATGAATGAAGGTCTTCACAAGTTTGTGGCAGGTGACAAGTCTCATCCAGAAGCTAAAGCCACCGAGTTGATGCTTAGGGATATCAACATGGGCCTAAAATCTTTTGGGCAGGTCATAAATGTATCAAAAATGGTGTTTGATATAGATTAA
- the LOC112760071 gene encoding uncharacterized protein, whose product MAMVTASSIVGLHPMLVSPPLFHCSPQLPHLHLPTTHSSHLFATRPLLRPHKCFVTKDDFSIIHNGAEAEGEEEEELEEKSETILHSFSPLPLLFAAALLPGAGAVSSTFGPFVQLVKSWNLPDWLVHWGHPGNMAVVLFAMGGYGTYLGFRIKYSDDVEEKAKAKDLHPKLLAGMFFFFALGATGGVTSLLTSDKPIFESPHAVTGAIGLTLLTVQTILPSLFEGNPGLRNVHGILGSGIMTLFLIHAALGLQLGLSY is encoded by the exons ATGGCCATGGTTACTGCTTCTTCTATTGTTGGTCTCCATCCTATGTTGGTTTCACCTCCTTTATTCCACTGTTCTCCTCAACTACCACACCTTCACCTTCCAACTACTCATTCTTCTCACCTTTTTGCAACAAGACCTCTGCTTCGCCCCCACAAGTGTTTTGTGACAAAAGACGACTTTTCCATAATCCATAATGGAGCTGAagcagaaggagaagaagaagaagaattggaagAGAAGAGTGAAACTATCTTACATTCCTTTTCTCCATTGCCACTACTGTTTGCAGCTGCTCTTCTACCCGGAG CTGGAGCTGTGAGTTCTACATTTGGGCCATTTGTTCAGCTTGTCAAATCATGGAACCTTCCAGATTGGCTTGTGCATTGGGGTCACCCTGGCAACATG GCAGTTGTGCTCTTTGCTATGGGTGGCTATGGTACCTATCTTGGTTTTCGCATTAAATATTCTGATGATGTG GAAGAAAAGGCTAAGGCCAAGGACTTGCATCCAAAGCTTTTAGCTGGTATGTTTTTCTTCTTTGCTCTTGGTGCTACCGGGGGAGTAACATCTCTACTCACATCAGATAAACCCATTTTTGAGAG TCCTCATGCTGTTACAGGTGCTATAGGCCTTACTTTGTTGACAGTACAAACCATATTGCCTTCACTCTTTGAG GGAAATCCTGGACTAAGGAATGTTCATGGTATCTTGGGAAGTGGCATCATGACTCTTTTTCTTATTCATGCTGCCCTTGGACTTCAATTAGGCCTCAGTTATTGA